In one window of Leptospira sp. GIMC2001 DNA:
- a CDS encoding toprim domain-containing protein: MGSQVKKAGTSSERNFKKLSNVEHVRMRTGMWLGQNSMSNFHQHFFQKNKEGVYEIFHEEISDIPAKIKCLDETCMNAVDEYRKNQNDKAIPEKDKMSKLIVGLSADRKRVTVSDNGRGIPASNAEGVYLHLMYGENFDDKVKEDHVAGQNGVGISLVRMVSTFFRVKTVNKGVAYKKQFTLTEEIKRNIRGFKYSKDETDRIYLYFDEHGKFDECPLLTADQISKLAPLMKKSNLLEVIEKTKPEDHGTTVEFELDPQYFNNLDVSFNADLVRQYVQDIAMTNPGLEVQFHTKQGKEKFKFKKGLDEIFAQSDQVYYKMDYNDKASASQISMENFVVVGQNKTLSWVNSIFAPLGGSAIEYLENRICDEVRKKGSILALEKKLKTQCTRNDVRNCFHMYTNLRILNPRFKSQDKSYLINDLNEDMRNAVDKHLDKMLKKTGLLDEIKMQMENRTQMKALEDAQKGLRKASKNNIPKLIPPTGKPNDEGRVLFVAEGDSAIAGLRPARNPKYHGLFPLRGKPLNCKGMSLAKALANEELKNIVAIIGLPLNEKVKSISELNYDKVSIITDADFDGYAIRSLMLSFFYEYWPELYDLGFVHISSAPLFEVDIKTKDSKKETIFCIDDAEYDKLMARLKKDGGEITRKKRNKGLGETGLPAMRFAVNECMTKITIGNKKSAKNIQDLWFHKDLAEDRRKAISEYSMSVIQD, translated from the coding sequence ATGGGATCCCAAGTGAAGAAGGCAGGCACTTCCTCAGAAAGAAATTTTAAGAAGTTATCGAATGTAGAACATGTTCGGATGCGAACTGGAATGTGGCTTGGACAGAACTCTATGTCCAATTTTCACCAACATTTTTTCCAGAAGAATAAAGAGGGAGTCTATGAAATTTTCCATGAGGAAATTTCTGATATTCCCGCAAAAATCAAATGTTTGGATGAGACTTGCATGAATGCGGTGGATGAATACCGCAAGAATCAGAATGATAAGGCGATTCCAGAAAAAGACAAAATGTCCAAGCTCATCGTGGGATTGTCTGCGGATCGTAAAAGAGTAACAGTATCTGATAATGGTCGTGGTATTCCTGCAAGTAACGCAGAAGGCGTCTATCTCCATCTAATGTATGGCGAAAACTTCGATGATAAAGTTAAAGAAGACCATGTAGCGGGACAAAATGGTGTGGGAATTTCACTTGTTCGTATGGTTTCTACCTTCTTTAGAGTGAAGACAGTCAACAAAGGTGTCGCATACAAGAAGCAATTTACACTGACCGAAGAAATCAAAAGAAATATTCGAGGATTCAAATATTCTAAAGATGAAACGGATCGTATTTATTTATATTTTGATGAGCATGGTAAATTTGATGAATGTCCTTTACTGACCGCTGACCAAATCTCAAAATTAGCCCCATTAATGAAGAAGAGTAATCTTCTCGAAGTGATTGAAAAGACTAAACCCGAAGATCATGGAACAACTGTGGAATTCGAATTGGATCCTCAGTATTTCAATAATTTGGATGTTTCATTCAATGCTGATTTGGTTAGACAATACGTTCAAGATATTGCTATGACCAACCCAGGTCTAGAAGTTCAATTTCATACTAAGCAAGGCAAAGAGAAATTCAAATTCAAGAAAGGATTGGATGAGATATTCGCTCAATCTGACCAAGTCTATTACAAAATGGATTATAATGACAAAGCTTCAGCTTCACAGATAAGCATGGAGAATTTTGTTGTTGTTGGTCAGAATAAAACTCTATCTTGGGTGAATTCGATTTTTGCTCCGTTAGGTGGTTCTGCAATCGAATATCTTGAGAATAGAATCTGTGATGAAGTGCGGAAGAAAGGATCGATTCTTGCACTTGAGAAAAAATTGAAAACACAATGTACGCGTAATGATGTTCGAAATTGTTTTCATATGTATACCAATCTACGAATTCTCAATCCACGATTTAAGTCTCAGGACAAATCGTACCTAATCAATGATTTGAATGAGGATATGAGAAATGCGGTTGATAAACATCTAGACAAAATGCTCAAGAAAACTGGGCTACTTGATGAGATCAAGATGCAGATGGAAAATCGTACTCAGATGAAGGCATTGGAAGATGCTCAAAAGGGTCTACGTAAAGCATCTAAGAACAATATTCCGAAATTAATTCCTCCTACTGGCAAGCCGAATGATGAGGGGAGAGTTTTGTTTGTTGCTGAAGGTGATTCCGCTATTGCAGGACTTCGTCCAGCTCGTAATCCAAAATACCATGGCCTTTTCCCACTTCGTGGAAAACCACTCAACTGCAAAGGCATGTCACTAGCGAAAGCTCTAGCGAACGAAGAATTAAAAAATATAGTTGCGATCATTGGATTGCCATTGAACGAAAAAGTAAAATCCATCTCTGAATTGAACTATGATAAAGTATCGATTATCACAGATGCGGATTTTGATGGTTATGCGATTCGATCTCTTATGCTATCATTCTTTTATGAATATTGGCCAGAATTGTATGATTTGGGTTTTGTTCATATTTCGAGTGCTCCATTGTTCGAGGTTGATATCAAGACTAAGGACAGCAAAAAAGAAACTATTTTCTGTATTGATGACGCAGAGTATGATAAGCTAATGGCTCGTCTCAAAAAAGACGGTGGTGAGATTACAAGAAAGAAGCGAAACAAAGGATTGGGAGAGACAGGTCTACCAGCTATGCGTTTTGCAGTGAATGAATGTATGACCAAAATTACTATTGGCAATAAGAAATCAGCTAAGAATATTCAAGATTTATGGTTTCATAAAGATTTAGCGGAAGATAGACGAAAAGCTATATCCGAATATTCGATGAGTGTAATACAAGACTAG
- a CDS encoding DNA gyrase subunit A, whose translation MKNKNSNPPPKDNFPSKPFEDQVHDDQRKYSRYVCDSRAIPNEIDGLKPVQRRILWAMWNSDARNRYTKTVKVAGLAMGYHPHGDRSIQDALSQMAQNFTFANNIPLVSGEGTFGDVLDPSAIASPRYTEVKLSDFVKDLGFFESLPDIDYVQNYDETEEEPIHFVGKVPVVLLNNIQGIATGFRCFIPAHKLSDIIDSQVAYLTKGKAKKITPWYQGFNGNVRLYTNDNGSEILTTSFGFRRENGVIYLSDAPMNWNREKVVVYLDDIIERKDNWLKEYIDHSSQTFKIELISRKGEEPTDAEIMALLNKENNETLAYNVITHEGKLRNFSPEEIIKRFCDFRKLHLIRRFKRLAGLESEKIERNSELIRFIKERWNEKVTTIKSKKEFEDKLKTAKFVYFEWLSTIPVYRMTLEEVRKCEEAIVEAKTKFTEYTALYKEDKKLTSFMTVELEELKTKWDPK comes from the coding sequence ATGAAGAATAAAAATTCGAATCCTCCTCCCAAGGATAACTTTCCATCCAAGCCTTTTGAAGACCAAGTTCATGATGATCAGAGAAAATACTCTCGTTATGTATGTGACTCTCGTGCAATACCCAATGAAATTGACGGACTTAAGCCCGTTCAGCGTAGAATTTTATGGGCGATGTGGAACTCAGATGCTAGAAATCGTTACACGAAAACTGTAAAAGTTGCAGGTCTCGCAATGGGTTACCACCCTCATGGTGACAGATCCATCCAAGATGCGCTCTCGCAGATGGCTCAAAACTTCACTTTTGCAAATAATATCCCACTTGTTTCAGGTGAAGGTACCTTTGGTGACGTACTAGATCCGTCGGCGATCGCGAGTCCTCGTTATACAGAAGTTAAATTAAGTGATTTTGTTAAAGATTTAGGATTTTTTGAATCTCTTCCAGACATTGATTATGTCCAGAATTACGATGAGACCGAAGAAGAACCAATCCATTTTGTTGGGAAGGTTCCCGTTGTTCTTCTGAATAATATTCAAGGAATTGCAACTGGATTCAGATGCTTTATACCAGCGCACAAACTCTCAGATATTATTGATTCACAAGTAGCTTATCTAACCAAAGGAAAAGCGAAGAAAATCACACCGTGGTACCAAGGTTTCAATGGCAATGTTAGGTTGTATACCAATGACAACGGTTCAGAAATTCTCACAACATCCTTTGGATTTCGTAGAGAAAATGGAGTAATCTATCTTTCTGATGCGCCAATGAATTGGAACCGTGAGAAAGTAGTTGTCTATCTTGATGACATCATCGAAAGAAAAGACAACTGGTTAAAGGAATACATAGATCATTCGAGTCAGACTTTTAAGATTGAATTGATTTCTAGAAAAGGGGAAGAGCCAACGGATGCAGAAATCATGGCACTTCTCAACAAAGAAAACAATGAGACTCTTGCTTACAACGTAATCACTCATGAAGGGAAATTGAGAAATTTCTCGCCAGAAGAAATTATCAAAAGGTTCTGTGATTTTCGTAAACTGCATTTGATCAGAAGATTCAAACGACTTGCGGGACTAGAAAGCGAGAAAATTGAGAGAAATTCAGAATTAATCCGTTTCATAAAAGAAAGATGGAATGAGAAAGTTACAACCATCAAGTCTAAGAAAGAATTCGAAGATAAACTCAAAACAGCAAAATTTGTTTATTTTGAATGGTTGTCTACAATTCCAGTTTATCGGATGACACTTGAAGAAGTTCGTAAATGTGAAGAGGCGATCGTCGAAGCAAAAACGAAATTCACAGAATACACTGCATTGTACAAAGAAGACAAAAAGCTAACTAGCTTTATGACTGTAGAACTCGAGGAGTTAAAGACGAAATGGGATCCCAAGTGA
- the gltX gene encoding glutamate--tRNA ligase, whose amino-acid sequence MEVRTRFAPSPTGFLHVGGARTALFNYLYAKAKGGKFILRIEDTDRERSTEESFHIILQSIKWLGMNWDEGPGVGGEYGPYTQSERLDIYKKYTDQLLAENKAYRCFCTSEELEAKKKQAEAMGIPYIYDGMYANLTDKEIEEKLQQGLPFAVRFRNPNKDLIVEDEIQGKVKFDTKLIGDFIIVKSDGFPSYNYAVVIDDYLMKISHVIRGVGHLSNTPRQVIIGEAFGFPIPKWAHVSEIVGSDGKKLSKRAGATSILAFKDLGYQSEALVNYMALLGWTNADGREYLPGELESVFDIARCSKSPAMFDVFKKMSAEEKDAVDFNKLKPLELAEYMNPKSKLNWISNKYIRDTDIQILAKELIPFIQDNPKIPADFKNPTNPILISILDSIRVYLDRLSQAPGYVEEFFVDKLEFENDDAKNMANDGKGKDVILAFKNQLIEKKPTKAEEFKEAMNQAGIATGEKGKNLFMPIRSATTGKLHGLELPVLFELLGVDKILQRIQATMQL is encoded by the coding sequence ATGGAAGTTAGAACTAGATTCGCCCCCTCACCTACCGGCTTTCTCCATGTCGGAGGAGCAAGAACTGCATTATTTAACTATCTTTATGCGAAAGCAAAAGGTGGAAAATTCATTCTTCGCATAGAAGATACAGATCGCGAAAGATCAACAGAAGAATCCTTTCATATAATCCTTCAATCTATCAAATGGCTTGGCATGAACTGGGATGAGGGTCCAGGAGTTGGTGGCGAATATGGTCCCTATACTCAATCAGAAAGATTGGATATTTACAAAAAGTACACGGATCAATTGCTTGCAGAGAACAAAGCCTATCGATGCTTCTGTACTTCCGAAGAATTGGAAGCGAAGAAGAAGCAAGCCGAAGCGATGGGAATTCCCTATATTTATGATGGGATGTATGCTAACCTGACAGATAAAGAGATTGAAGAGAAATTACAACAAGGTCTACCATTTGCAGTTCGTTTTCGCAATCCTAATAAAGATCTAATCGTTGAAGATGAGATCCAAGGCAAAGTAAAATTTGATACAAAATTGATCGGTGATTTTATCATTGTAAAGTCAGACGGATTTCCATCGTATAACTATGCTGTGGTGATTGATGACTATCTCATGAAAATTTCCCATGTGATTCGTGGAGTTGGACATTTATCCAATACTCCTCGCCAAGTGATCATTGGTGAAGCCTTTGGATTCCCCATTCCGAAATGGGCGCATGTCTCCGAAATTGTGGGCAGTGATGGCAAGAAATTATCAAAGCGAGCTGGAGCAACTTCCATCCTCGCTTTCAAAGACTTAGGATACCAATCAGAAGCTCTAGTGAATTATATGGCTCTTCTCGGATGGACCAATGCCGATGGAAGAGAGTATTTACCTGGCGAACTTGAATCTGTATTCGATATTGCAAGATGTTCAAAGTCACCTGCCATGTTCGATGTCTTCAAGAAAATGAGTGCCGAAGAAAAAGATGCCGTTGACTTCAATAAACTTAAGCCCCTTGAACTTGCAGAATATATGAATCCTAAATCCAAATTGAATTGGATTTCGAATAAGTACATTCGCGACACGGATATCCAAATCTTAGCAAAAGAGTTAATTCCTTTCATTCAAGATAATCCAAAAATCCCAGCTGATTTTAAGAACCCAACAAATCCAATATTGATTTCGATTTTAGATTCTATTCGTGTATATCTGGATAGACTTTCGCAAGCTCCTGGTTATGTGGAAGAATTCTTCGTTGATAAGCTAGAATTCGAAAACGATGATGCTAAGAATATGGCAAACGATGGTAAAGGAAAAGATGTAATTCTTGCTTTCAAAAATCAATTGATAGAAAAGAAACCAACGAAAGCTGAAGAATTCAAAGAAGCAATGAATCAGGCGGGAATTGCAACAGGAGAAAAAGGCAAAAACCTCTTTATGCCAATTAGGTCAGCAACAACAGGAAAATTGCATGGATTGGAATTGCCAGTTTTATTTGAATTATTGGGTGTTGATAAAATTTTGCAAAGAATCCAAGCAACAATGCAGCTTTAG
- a CDS encoding pirin family protein yields the protein MKLIQSQVKNLGDDFLVRRILPSVDARHAGPFVFVDHFGPTPIRTGDELSVRSHPHIGLATISYLYSGTILHRDSLGTEELIRPFEVNWMTAGNGIVHSERSRKSEGSDSLEGIQTWVALPKEAEDMDPEFFHYSANEIPELKGDKFILRLLAGNFLGLQSPVKVYSPLFYSDLEAKAGAKIDWSAPKDWESAVYLAQGSMSSGDKKFKIGEMAFYQPGESINLEFSEDSRCVALGGLPHPEPRHLYWNFVSSSKEAIEDAKVRWYEDRFPKVPNETDRIPLPG from the coding sequence ATGAAATTAATCCAATCTCAGGTCAAAAATTTAGGGGATGATTTTCTCGTTCGAAGGATTCTTCCATCTGTCGATGCCCGTCATGCTGGTCCTTTTGTTTTCGTAGATCATTTTGGTCCAACACCCATCCGCACTGGAGACGAACTTTCTGTACGATCCCATCCACATATCGGACTCGCTACAATATCCTATCTTTATAGCGGAACAATTCTTCATCGGGATAGTTTGGGAACAGAGGAATTGATTCGACCATTTGAGGTGAATTGGATGACTGCTGGCAATGGAATTGTTCATAGCGAAAGGTCACGAAAATCTGAAGGATCAGATAGCTTGGAAGGAATTCAGACCTGGGTTGCTCTTCCGAAAGAAGCAGAAGATATGGATCCAGAATTTTTCCACTATTCAGCCAATGAAATTCCAGAATTAAAAGGCGATAAATTCATATTGCGATTGTTAGCTGGCAATTTTCTAGGATTGCAATCGCCAGTCAAAGTGTACTCACCTCTATTTTACAGCGATCTGGAGGCAAAGGCTGGTGCAAAGATTGATTGGTCAGCACCTAAAGATTGGGAATCAGCTGTTTATCTAGCTCAAGGTTCCATGTCTTCCGGAGACAAAAAATTTAAAATAGGTGAGATGGCATTTTATCAACCAGGAGAATCTATAAACCTAGAATTTTCCGAAGACTCTCGATGTGTTGCACTCGGAGGGCTCCCCCATCCAGAACCAAGGCATCTCTATTGGAATTTTGTGTCATCATCTAAGGAAGCTATAGAAGATGCAAAAGTTCGCTGGTATGAAGATCGTTTTCCTAAAGTTCCCAATGAGACAGATCGTATTCCTCTCCCAGGCTAA
- a CDS encoding OsmC family protein: MSEHKIQLSWKNPTGNMDYESYDRTHAIAFNGGQSIFSSSTKETFGNEQHANPEELLASALSSCHMLTFLAVASKKKLIVLDYSDDVTAILEKGESGKMQVTKIYLKPRVAFVDSVKISNEDLIKLHETAHRNCFIASSIKSEVVIDPEFN; this comes from the coding sequence ATGTCAGAACATAAAATTCAACTTTCTTGGAAAAACCCAACAGGTAATATGGATTACGAAAGCTACGATAGAACTCATGCTATCGCGTTTAATGGTGGACAGAGTATTTTCTCATCATCGACCAAAGAAACTTTTGGGAATGAGCAGCATGCAAATCCTGAAGAATTACTGGCATCTGCACTCAGCAGTTGTCATATGCTGACTTTCCTTGCCGTTGCTTCCAAGAAGAAATTGATCGTATTGGATTATTCAGATGATGTAACAGCAATTCTAGAAAAGGGTGAATCTGGTAAAATGCAGGTAACAAAAATTTACCTCAAGCCAAGAGTCGCTTTTGTGGATTCAGTAAAAATATCCAATGAAGATTTAATCAAGCTACATGAAACGGCGCATCGAAATTGTTTCATCGCATCGTCCATCAAATCAGAAGTTGTGATTGATCCCGAGTTCAACTAA
- a CDS encoding DUF1577 domain-containing protein, which yields MEFKQVEERPLDYITEAAQKNHVLNKYLKDKQLVLKEYPFEKTITVLKVKDDGSQIAVKITDFNEFSSGQSAIFYTILNKYIEIECKIAKIQEDNTMILVVNKLGIAKKNRDNNRIPGNGNVHASKLVTAKTIIDANMFQIPTLVKVAFDDFKAKLNEEVYETVKIDIFKPDLPRRFAAVKKTMKPLFIEDTSDKSKYSNDNENRLSYGKDIDEEIETEIKNFASEMIISEMIVPVIYGETAKFPIGYILIQNREKPLTEKNLLEVQSLAEKMVQRILESNTMQVNGKFPIIDASPTGVQLQVNNFDLMKILPKQKHFIFDITFKMQPPLTVLGNIRWTAKKNDEELLLGVELEGKSDLPGERMRYIRNLEEMQKE from the coding sequence ATGGAATTCAAACAGGTTGAAGAACGCCCTCTTGATTATATAACTGAAGCTGCACAGAAAAACCATGTTCTCAATAAATACTTAAAAGATAAACAACTCGTTCTCAAAGAATATCCATTTGAGAAAACGATTACTGTTCTAAAAGTAAAGGATGATGGAAGTCAGATCGCAGTTAAGATAACTGATTTTAATGAATTTAGTTCTGGTCAATCCGCAATTTTTTATACAATACTAAACAAATATATCGAGATCGAATGTAAGATCGCCAAGATCCAAGAAGACAATACAATGATTCTTGTTGTCAATAAATTGGGTATCGCTAAGAAAAATCGTGACAACAATCGAATTCCTGGTAATGGCAATGTGCATGCATCCAAACTAGTTACGGCGAAGACAATTATCGACGCCAATATGTTTCAGATTCCGACATTAGTGAAAGTTGCTTTTGACGATTTCAAAGCTAAACTAAATGAAGAAGTATATGAGACTGTAAAAATAGATATTTTCAAACCTGACCTTCCTCGTCGATTTGCAGCTGTCAAGAAAACGATGAAGCCTCTTTTCATTGAGGATACTTCGGATAAAAGCAAATATTCAAATGATAACGAGAATCGTCTTTCCTATGGAAAAGACATAGATGAAGAAATAGAAACCGAAATCAAAAATTTTGCATCCGAGATGATCATCTCCGAGATGATTGTTCCAGTTATCTACGGCGAAACTGCAAAATTCCCAATTGGATATATTTTGATTCAGAATCGAGAGAAACCTCTTACAGAGAAGAATTTACTCGAGGTTCAATCCTTAGCCGAAAAGATGGTTCAACGCATACTGGAATCCAATACAATGCAAGTGAATGGCAAATTTCCCATCATTGACGCGAGCCCAACTGGAGTTCAATTGCAAGTAAACAATTTTGATCTGATGAAAATCCTTCCCAAGCAGAAACATTTTATTTTTGACATAACGTTCAAAATGCAACCTCCATTGACTGTGCTCGGAAACATTCGTTGGACTGCAAAGAAAAATGATGAAGAGCTGCTTTTAGGAGTTGAATTGGAAGGCAAATCGGATTTACCAGGTGAGCGTATGCGTTACATCCGCAATTTAGAAGAAATGCAAAAAGAATAG
- a CDS encoding ATP-binding protein yields MDGSIPTPLLLEPAPGSYAMFIPPDMSCVKVFRKALRQSLESYSFSDEDIMQIELAADEALTNSVSANVCSNSDETIICRWIIQDLKITLFILDYGCGFRMDAKNEDPSESQSPTTMIGFLEKIRNHQCNKPETLPFNGVRVGHKNVGKGLKIIHSLMDSVKIMFHADGEVMEDGGANSERITGSIVELEYSGKKRNVS; encoded by the coding sequence ATGGACGGTTCGATACCAACTCCTCTTCTACTGGAACCCGCTCCAGGCTCATACGCAATGTTCATACCTCCAGACATGTCTTGCGTGAAAGTTTTTCGCAAAGCCCTACGTCAATCCTTAGAATCTTATTCATTTTCTGATGAAGACATTATGCAAATTGAGCTAGCAGCTGATGAAGCTCTGACCAATTCTGTTTCTGCCAACGTTTGTTCCAATTCTGATGAAACGATAATCTGTCGCTGGATCATCCAAGATCTCAAAATAACGCTCTTCATTCTAGACTATGGCTGTGGATTCAGAATGGATGCAAAAAATGAGGATCCTAGCGAGTCTCAATCTCCTACAACAATGATTGGATTCCTAGAAAAAATCCGTAACCATCAATGCAATAAACCTGAAACCTTACCATTCAATGGTGTTCGAGTAGGACATAAAAATGTGGGAAAAGGACTGAAGATCATTCATTCGCTTATGGATTCCGTAAAAATCATGTTTCACGCTGACGGAGAAGTAATGGAAGATGGTGGAGCCAACTCCGAGAGAATTACAGGTTCAATTGTTGAACTCGAATACAGCGGCAAGAAAAGAAACGTTTCATAA
- a CDS encoding glycosyltransferase codes for MILHLNTSHEWRGGENQVLNLAIGLSKRNIQQIIVAQPKSPLALKASEAGIEVIELSMRGEFDISAIWNIRKIISSRKVQIVHTHTAHAHSLAFFAKRKKDNWKLIVARRVDFRMSKNFFSKWKFTSKKIDLVIGVSHQIKKYLIEDGVSPSKVMAIHSGIDISKFKKLPSAEPIRKELKINKKTVTIGIVAALVDHKDHETFLHAIAKIQTNSDFVALILGEGKLEAKLKQLANDLKITSLVQFLGFQDNIYEFYKLFDIFTLTSKEEGLGTSILDAMACGIPVVATRAGGIPEMVIPDDGGFLCDIGDSESLAEKYKLLIEDSALRNRMGEWNRDWVHKFSNDYMVKKTIQVYFSFLGNSLYI; via the coding sequence GTGATCCTTCATCTCAATACATCTCATGAGTGGCGTGGTGGTGAGAACCAAGTACTCAATCTTGCAATCGGCCTATCCAAAAGAAATATTCAACAAATCATTGTAGCTCAACCAAAATCGCCACTTGCCTTGAAAGCTTCCGAAGCAGGTATTGAAGTCATCGAACTCAGTATGCGAGGTGAGTTTGATATTTCTGCAATTTGGAATATTAGAAAAATTATTTCGTCTAGAAAAGTACAAATTGTCCACACACATACGGCACATGCTCATTCATTAGCATTCTTTGCTAAAAGAAAAAAAGACAATTGGAAATTAATTGTTGCTAGACGAGTCGATTTTCGAATGAGTAAGAATTTTTTCTCGAAATGGAAATTCACATCTAAAAAAATCGATCTAGTAATTGGAGTTTCACACCAGATTAAAAAGTATTTAATCGAAGATGGAGTAAGCCCGTCGAAGGTGATGGCAATTCATAGCGGAATTGATATTTCAAAATTCAAAAAACTGCCATCCGCAGAACCAATTAGAAAAGAATTAAAAATAAATAAGAAAACAGTGACAATTGGAATTGTTGCCGCACTGGTTGATCACAAAGATCATGAAACATTTCTGCATGCAATAGCAAAGATTCAAACAAACTCAGACTTTGTTGCATTGATTCTCGGAGAAGGAAAACTGGAAGCCAAACTTAAACAGCTGGCAAATGATTTAAAAATCACATCACTGGTTCAATTTTTGGGTTTCCAAGATAATATATATGAATTTTACAAATTATTTGATATTTTCACATTGACCTCGAAAGAAGAGGGTTTGGGAACCTCTATTCTAGATGCCATGGCTTGCGGAATTCCGGTTGTTGCAACAAGAGCAGGTGGAATACCGGAAATGGTAATTCCCGATGATGGAGGATTCCTGTGTGACATCGGCGATAGCGAATCCCTTGCAGAAAAATATAAATTATTGATCGAAGACTCAGCTCTTCGTAATCGAATGGGAGAATGGAACCGCGATTGGGTTCATAAATTTTCTAATGATTATATGGTAAAAAAAACTATTCAGGTTTACTTTTCCTTTCTAGGTAATTCTCTTTATATATAA